From the genome of bacterium, one region includes:
- a CDS encoding branched-chain amino acid ABC transporter permease — MQPSGIFHETYKEDMAIFQTPFLKFWMVAFFIFLAVFPWINKPFNIILNTNTLYLMNLIGIYIIGAHGLNILTGFTGQISLGHGAFMGVGAYASAILTIKAGIPFWIALPLAGLITALVGMVFGIPSLRLKGLYLAIATLAAQFIIGYAMRNWSALTGGSTGLVVSSPNFFGIELDTDRSYYYLVYTLVIATTLYTKNLTRTRPGRAFVAIRDRYLAAEVIGVNVWLYRILSFGISSFLVGIAGSLWAHYVLVVNDEAFGIWLSVQYLAMIIIGGMGSVLGAIYGAIFMTMLPILLRIPEHALTQIYPSVFTIFQSLTEGVFGLIIILFLIFEPDGLAARWHTIKNYWKLWPFSY, encoded by the coding sequence ATGCAGCCAAGCGGAATATTCCACGAGACATACAAGGAAGACATGGCCATCTTCCAGACTCCCTTCCTCAAGTTCTGGATGGTAGCGTTCTTTATCTTCCTGGCTGTGTTCCCGTGGATCAACAAACCCTTCAACATCATACTCAACACCAACACCCTCTACCTGATGAACCTCATCGGGATCTACATTATCGGGGCCCACGGGCTCAACATCCTCACCGGGTTCACCGGGCAGATATCCCTGGGGCACGGCGCTTTCATGGGGGTGGGGGCCTACGCATCAGCAATACTGACCATTAAGGCCGGCATCCCCTTCTGGATCGCCCTGCCCCTGGCCGGTCTGATAACGGCCTTGGTGGGCATGGTGTTCGGCATCCCCTCCCTGAGGCTCAAAGGGCTGTATCTGGCCATCGCCACACTGGCGGCACAATTCATTATCGGCTATGCCATGAGAAACTGGAGCGCCCTGACGGGTGGGAGCACCGGCCTCGTGGTAAGTTCGCCGAATTTTTTCGGTATCGAACTGGACACTGACCGCTCCTACTACTATCTCGTCTACACCCTTGTCATCGCCACAACCCTGTACACCAAGAACTTGACCCGCACTCGTCCGGGACGCGCTTTCGTGGCCATCCGGGACAGGTATCTCGCCGCCGAGGTCATCGGCGTCAACGTCTGGTTGTACCGGATCCTCTCCTTCGGTATATCCTCATTCCTGGTGGGCATCGCGGGAAGCCTCTGGGCACACTACGTTCTGGTGGTCAACGATGAGGCATTCGGCATCTGGCTTTCGGTCCAGTACCTGGCCATGATCATCATCGGGGGGATGGGCTCCGTATTAGGGGCCATTTACGGTGCCATTTTCATGACCATGCTGCCGATCCTTCTCCGCATCCCGGAACACGCCCTGACCCAGATATACCCGAGCGTTTTCACCATCTTCCAAAGCCTGACGGAGGGGGTTTTCGGCCTGATCATCATCCTGTTCCTCATCTTCGAACCTGACGGGCTGGCGGCTCGCTGGCACACGATCAAAAACTACTGGAAGCTTTGGCCCTTCTCGTATTAA
- a CDS encoding branched-chain amino acid ABC transporter permease, translating into MWFFLQLVIQGLAVGSVYALVALGFVLIYKASSVINFAQGELLMVGAYICLVLLTTFQVPFWAAFFLTMAFSVILALVIERLVLRPMIGEPAISIIMITIGLSLVLKSSIAAIWGTQIKVFPPIFPQTPIKLGEIMVSQVYIYTFLASMVFLLLFALFFKYSRMGIAMRATANSNQVALSMGISVKKVFAISWCVAAVVSAVGGILIGNINGVNSTLGSVGLKVFPAVILGGLDSIPGAVIGGLIIGILENLSGGYLDHFFGGGVKEVAPFVILVVILMIKPYGLFGTEEIERV; encoded by the coding sequence ATATGGTTCTTTCTACAGCTGGTTATTCAGGGGCTCGCCGTCGGCAGCGTTTACGCCCTGGTGGCCCTCGGTTTCGTTCTCATCTACAAGGCCTCCTCCGTCATCAACTTCGCCCAGGGTGAGCTGCTCATGGTGGGCGCCTACATCTGTCTGGTGCTTCTGACCACCTTCCAGGTGCCGTTCTGGGCCGCCTTCTTCCTGACCATGGCCTTCTCAGTGATTTTAGCCCTGGTCATTGAACGCCTGGTGCTTCGGCCCATGATCGGAGAACCGGCTATCTCCATCATCATGATCACCATCGGCCTTTCCCTGGTACTCAAGTCCAGCATCGCGGCTATCTGGGGTACTCAGATCAAGGTGTTTCCTCCTATCTTCCCTCAGACACCTATTAAGTTGGGCGAGATCATGGTCTCACAGGTGTATATCTACACCTTTCTGGCATCCATGGTCTTTCTCCTCCTCTTTGCCCTTTTCTTCAAGTACTCCCGCATGGGTATCGCCATGCGGGCCACGGCCAACAGCAACCAGGTGGCTTTGTCCATGGGAATAAGCGTCAAAAAGGTCTTCGCCATCTCCTGGTGCGTGGCCGCAGTGGTCTCGGCGGTGGGGGGCATCCTCATCGGTAACATAAACGGTGTGAACAGCACTCTGGGCAGTGTCGGCCTGAAGGTGTTCCCCGCCGTGATCCTGGGGGGACTGGATTCCATCCCGGGCGCGGTGATCGGAGGACTCATCATCGGCATCCTGGAGAACCTGTCGGGTGGTTACCTGGACCATTTCTTCGGTGGGGGCGTCAAGGAAGTTGCCCCCTTCGTGATCCTGGTGGTCATCCTCATGATCAAGCCTTACGGCCTTTTTGGAACTGAAGAAATCGAGAGGGTCTAG
- a CDS encoding AMP-binding protein, translating to MLSKKDKNIEIPLPAIVDSDTLPKLLVRNAQRFTHNKVALREKEFGLWQSFSWQDYIDHVRYFCLGLVSLGLEKGDKVAIVGDNRPEWVFAELAAQSCGAVPLGIYQDSTSKEVGFIIDHSDAKFVVAEDQEQVDKVLELKESIPKVLKIIYTDPKGMRNYDDEMLLEFTDVEAMGRDLDSRQPELFKEMVERTTGADLALIAYTSGTTGFPKGSMLSHNNMLRMAHNLIQVDPKFEDDEFVSFLPLPWIGEQMMGVASALLVGFTVNFPEEPETVTENRREIAPNVMFSPPMIWENMAASIQVRVMDASWLKRKAFDTALPIGYLMADCKFEKRTPSFWLKLQYLWAYIFVFRALKDRLGFTNLRSASTGGAALGPDTFRFFHGLGVNLKQIYGQTEISGISCIHYDGDINFDSVGKPIPETQIIISDEGEILSKSPCVFLGYYKNQEATTQTLKDGWLYSGDAGHFTDDGHLVVIDRVKDVMKMADGTMFSPQFIENKLKFSPYIKEAVCLGNNLPYITAIINIDMAIVGKWAEKNRINYTTYTDISAKPEVYDFIEAEVLKVNKDLMRINEASIIRKFVLLYKELDADDDELTRTKKVRRGFISERYKEVIDAMYTDAGDIPIDTTIKYQDGRTACIKTTVIIRQLDNGKGD from the coding sequence ATGCTTTCTAAAAAGGATAAAAACATAGAAATTCCCCTCCCCGCGATAGTGGATTCCGACACTCTCCCCAAGCTGCTCGTGCGTAACGCTCAAAGGTTCACCCACAACAAAGTAGCCCTGCGGGAAAAAGAGTTCGGACTCTGGCAATCGTTTTCCTGGCAGGACTATATCGACCACGTTCGCTATTTCTGCCTTGGCCTCGTCAGCCTGGGACTTGAAAAGGGCGACAAGGTCGCCATCGTGGGAGATAACCGGCCGGAATGGGTCTTCGCGGAGCTGGCGGCCCAGAGCTGCGGGGCAGTCCCCCTGGGGATCTACCAGGACTCCACCTCCAAAGAGGTGGGTTTCATCATTGACCACTCCGATGCGAAGTTTGTAGTGGCGGAAGACCAGGAGCAGGTAGACAAGGTCCTGGAGCTCAAGGAGAGCATCCCCAAGGTCTTGAAAATCATCTATACAGACCCGAAAGGGATGAGAAACTACGACGATGAGATGCTCCTCGAATTTACGGATGTCGAAGCCATGGGCAGAGACCTGGACAGCCGGCAGCCAGAGCTTTTCAAGGAGATGGTGGAACGGACTACCGGAGCGGACCTTGCCCTCATCGCCTACACCTCAGGGACAACCGGTTTCCCCAAGGGTTCCATGCTCTCACATAACAACATGCTCCGGATGGCCCACAACCTGATCCAGGTGGACCCGAAATTCGAGGACGACGAGTTCGTTTCCTTCCTTCCCTTGCCCTGGATCGGTGAACAAATGATGGGTGTGGCTTCTGCCCTCCTCGTTGGCTTCACGGTCAACTTTCCCGAGGAACCGGAAACCGTAACGGAAAACCGGAGAGAGATCGCACCCAACGTCATGTTCTCCCCGCCCATGATATGGGAAAACATGGCAGCCTCTATTCAGGTAAGGGTAATGGACGCCTCCTGGCTCAAGCGCAAGGCCTTCGACACGGCGCTGCCCATCGGCTACCTCATGGCAGACTGCAAATTCGAGAAGCGGACTCCCTCATTCTGGCTCAAGCTGCAGTACCTGTGGGCCTACATCTTTGTATTCCGTGCTCTGAAGGACCGGCTGGGCTTTACCAACCTGCGGTCTGCCTCCACCGGAGGCGCGGCTTTGGGTCCAGATACCTTCAGGTTTTTCCATGGGTTGGGTGTCAACCTCAAGCAGATCTACGGCCAGACGGAGATTTCCGGGATATCCTGTATCCACTACGACGGGGACATCAATTTCGACTCGGTAGGTAAACCGATCCCGGAAACTCAGATCATCATCTCCGATGAAGGGGAGATCCTCTCCAAGAGCCCCTGCGTCTTTCTCGGATACTACAAGAACCAGGAGGCCACCACACAGACCCTTAAGGACGGATGGCTCTACTCCGGGGATGCCGGTCACTTTACCGACGACGGTCACCTGGTAGTCATCGACAGGGTAAAGGACGTCATGAAAATGGCCGATGGCACCATGTTCTCCCCTCAGTTCATCGAGAACAAACTGAAATTTTCCCCTTACATCAAGGAAGCGGTCTGCCTCGGGAACAACCTCCCCTACATTACCGCCATCATTAACATCGACATGGCCATCGTTGGTAAATGGGCCGAAAAGAACCGTATCAACTACACGACCTACACCGATATCTCCGCCAAACCGGAGGTTTACGATTTCATTGAGGCCGAGGTGCTGAAGGTCAATAAGGACCTGATGCGCATTAACGAAGCGTCTATCATCAGGAAGTTTGTTCTCCTGTACAAGGAACTGGATGCGGACGACGACGAGTTGACGCGGACCAAGAAGGTCCGGCGGGGTTTCATCAGCGAGAGGTACAAAGAGGTTATCGACGCCATGTACACCGATGCCGGTGATATCCCCATCGACACAACCATCAAATACCAGGACGGGCGCACAGCCTGCATCAAGACAACAGTGATCATTCGTCAACTGGACAACGGGAAAGGCGACTAA
- a CDS encoding ABC transporter ATP-binding protein produces MTILELKDIYLHFGGIMALNGVSLDVREGEIFAIIGPNGAGKTSIFNCISGLYSPDKGEILFKGKEISRLSPSKRAQLGLARSFQNIELFRGMTVIDNLMLGRHLHMRTNLFTGGFWLGKARGEEIKHREVVEEIIDFLEIQEIRKKPVGTLSYGFQKRVELGRALALDPKVLLLDEPMAGMNAEEKEDMARFILDINEERDITVILIEHDMGVVMDISDRICTLDFGERISMGKPEEIQADPKVIAAYLGEDEEI; encoded by the coding sequence TTGACCATTCTGGAACTCAAGGACATTTACCTTCACTTCGGTGGGATCATGGCCCTGAACGGCGTCAGCCTGGATGTCCGGGAAGGTGAGATCTTCGCCATTATCGGGCCTAACGGCGCCGGTAAAACAAGTATATTCAACTGCATCTCCGGCCTCTACTCACCAGACAAAGGTGAGATCCTGTTCAAAGGGAAGGAGATCAGCAGGCTTTCTCCCTCCAAACGGGCACAGTTAGGACTCGCAAGAAGTTTCCAGAACATTGAGCTTTTCCGGGGAATGACTGTCATCGATAACCTCATGCTTGGTCGTCATCTACATATGAGGACCAACCTCTTCACGGGCGGCTTCTGGCTCGGTAAGGCCAGGGGCGAGGAGATCAAGCACCGGGAGGTTGTAGAGGAGATCATCGATTTTCTTGAGATCCAGGAAATCAGAAAAAAACCGGTTGGCACCCTGTCCTACGGCTTTCAGAAACGGGTAGAGCTCGGACGCGCCCTGGCACTGGATCCGAAGGTCCTGCTCCTGGACGAACCCATGGCCGGGATGAACGCCGAGGAAAAAGAGGACATGGCCCGTTTCATCCTGGATATCAACGAGGAGAGAGATATCACCGTCATCCTCATCGAGCACGACATGGGTGTTGTCATGGACATATCCGACCGTATCTGCACACTGGATTTCGGCGAACGTATCTCCATGGGCAAACCTGAGGAGATCCAGGCCGACCCGAAAGTTATTGCCGCCTATCTTGGAGAGGATGAGGAGATCTGA
- a CDS encoding ABC transporter substrate-binding protein: protein MRRSIFRSKWVVLAAVAMLVVALGALGCAKKEEAPDVSKEPIVIGGIFDTTGPTSDVGQDYAVGVVDAADYINANGGINGRPVEVIANDYAYKPDKAVELYKTYKDKGIFLIMGWGTGDTNALKALVSKDEIVYISASYDSLINDPAKTPYNFYASASYGEAIRGAMQFVKESGKTKVVFIYPDHPYGKNPIPAGKAMAAELGLDVGPDQFVALNATDAISQLTNMKKFNPDWAWIGGTVASTAVIIKDAAKLGLDTKFLINVWGFDENLQKLAGDAVKERAYGMGPFAMWGADVPGMKAPMEMHKSKHPDDTHTVHYIQGWSSMMVMWEGMKKAKSLDGPSVKAAIETIKDFDTGGLTAPVTYTPTDHRPNTTLNINKMDAEGKIVTVKSVTLERRPEWLGQ from the coding sequence ATGAGAAGAAGTATTTTCAGGTCGAAATGGGTCGTTCTGGCCGCGGTGGCGATGCTGGTTGTCGCCCTGGGCGCGCTGGGATGTGCCAAGAAGGAAGAGGCTCCAGATGTCTCCAAAGAGCCCATCGTTATCGGCGGGATCTTCGACACCACCGGCCCCACATCCGACGTGGGTCAGGACTACGCTGTTGGTGTCGTGGACGCGGCGGACTACATCAACGCCAACGGCGGCATCAACGGCCGGCCTGTTGAGGTTATCGCCAACGACTACGCCTACAAGCCTGACAAAGCGGTCGAGCTCTACAAGACCTACAAGGACAAGGGGATCTTCCTTATCATGGGCTGGGGCACCGGCGACACCAACGCGCTGAAGGCCCTCGTTTCCAAGGACGAGATCGTCTATATATCCGCATCCTACGACTCGCTGATCAACGATCCGGCCAAAACCCCTTACAACTTCTACGCCAGCGCCTCCTACGGGGAAGCCATCAGGGGCGCCATGCAGTTCGTCAAGGAGTCCGGAAAGACTAAAGTGGTCTTCATCTACCCCGACCACCCCTACGGAAAGAACCCCATCCCGGCAGGAAAGGCCATGGCCGCCGAGCTGGGCCTTGATGTGGGCCCCGACCAGTTCGTAGCCCTCAACGCTACGGACGCCATAAGCCAGCTCACCAACATGAAGAAGTTCAACCCGGACTGGGCCTGGATCGGCGGGACTGTTGCAAGCACAGCGGTCATCATCAAGGACGCCGCCAAGCTGGGTCTCGACACCAAGTTCCTCATCAACGTGTGGGGCTTTGACGAGAACCTGCAGAAACTGGCCGGCGACGCCGTCAAGGAAAGAGCCTACGGCATGGGTCCCTTTGCCATGTGGGGAGCCGATGTGCCCGGCATGAAGGCGCCCATGGAGATGCACAAATCCAAGCACCCGGATGACACCCACACCGTCCACTATATCCAGGGATGGAGCTCCATGATGGTCATGTGGGAGGGCATGAAAAAGGCCAAATCTCTTGATGGCCCCAGCGTGAAGGCCGCTATTGAGACCATTAAGGATTTCGACACAGGCGGACTGACGGCACCTGTCACCTACACACCGACAGACCACCGCCCCAACACGACACTCAACATCAACAAGATGGACGCCGAAGGCAAGATCGTTACGGTCAAGTCCGTGACGCTTGAGCGCCGGCCTGAGTGGCTCGGCCAGTAA